One Gadus morhua chromosome 1, gadMor3.0, whole genome shotgun sequence DNA segment encodes these proteins:
- the itga5 gene encoding integrin alpha-5, which yields MGLIRFSPLVLGAPTPLRTLLCSFALLLCWQPLCQTFNLDVESPAVYSGPDGSYFGYAVDFYLVDSASVSVLIGAPKANTSQPNITEGGSVFYCPWGLGQSECHDIEFDAEGDRTVLINDTDHKAEVKSHQWFGATVRSHGDTILACAPLYSWRTKKDVPQSDVTGTCYLSAQNFTKFAEYAPCRTEVTGHGGQGYCQGGFSADFTKDGKVVLGGPGSYFWQGQVISADKDKIIETYYPGYFMQSVVGQLETKQTAIKHDDNYQGYSIAVGDFSGDKLDDFVAGVPKASILRGVVSIFNGTNLKSMVEFKGEQMGSYFGYSLATTDINSDGLTDLLVGAPMFMLRGSDGRLEEVGRVYVYLQRGPLDLELSEPHLTGVDAYGRFGNTIAPLGDLNQDGFNDVAVSSPFGGEGLQGLVYIYNGHAGGLGSKPSQVITGQWAAGVIPASFGFAMRGAKDLDMNGYPDLIVGAFGVDRALLYRSRPIVNAIATMAISPNMINPEEKNCPVTNDNITILVSCVNLSFCISADGKHLPETLDFQVELQLDSQKHQQKGGVRRALFLDSHQASLLRSLRMRRGERSCHDAKIYLRDEKEFRDKLSSIYVAMNFSLDPNAAADAHGLRPVLNYQAASLIVRKAQILLDCGEDNICVPDLKLAVQGDRKEVYLGDDNSLTLMFNARNEGEGGAYEAELYVVLPPEADYSGIARNNESLAQLTCSYDTENQTRYLSCDLGNPMKSGTSLWAGLRFTVPRLKDQHNTVQFDFQIRSKNENNSHSEVVPYKLEVVVQANVILQGVSRPDKVFFPPANWKSTKNPVAEEDVGPAVEHVYELVNNGPSRISSTLLQLRCPLRVQGYQLLYPLEFSTEGPLNCTTNHTMNSLGLKLQQTSTEPPSLLALQAHEHHVERREVHRESLSQLTNLSCSNTECWTLQCNVGLLEKGTSAILKVRSRLLAETFLEKQNKNFVLECLAKYIVRKMPYAILPKHLPTEHKKVVTSVMWNKPDGKYLVPLWIIILAILAGLLLLALLIYVMYKLGFFKRSLPYGTAMEKAQLKPQAASEA from the exons TGTGAGCGTGTTGATCGGGGCTCCCAAGGCCAACACCAGCCAGCCAAACATCACAGAGGGAGGATCGGTCTTCTACTGCCCCTGGGGActcggccaatcagagtgcCATGACATCGAGTTTGATGCTGAAG GGGATCGCACCGTCCTGATCAACGACACAGACCATAAGGCGGAGGTCAAGTCCCACCAGTGGTTCGGCGCCACCGTGCGTTCCCACGGAGACACCATTCTG gcctGCGCCCCACTCTACTCCTGGAGAACCAAGAAGGACGTCCCCCAGTCCGACGTGACCGGGACCTGCTACCTCTCGGCCCAGAACTTTACTAAGTTCGCTGAATACGCGCCGTGTCGCACAG aggtgACGGGTCATGGTGGTCAGGGCTACTGCCAGGGCGGGTTCAGTGCAGACTTCACTAAG GATGGCAAAGTAGTGCTAGGCGGACCGGGGAGTTACTTCTGGCAAG GCCAGGTGATCTCGGCAGACAAGGACAAGATCATCGAGACGTACTACCCAGGCTACTTCATGCAGTCTGTGGTCGGTCAGCTGGAGACCAAACAGACGGCCATCAAACATGATGATAACTACCAGG GTTACTCTATCGCCGTGGGGGATTTCAGCGGTGATAAGCTGGACG ATTTCGTTGCCGGAGTTCCTAAAGCGTCCATTCTTCGCGGAGTG GTTTCAATTTTCAATGGCACCAACCTGAAATCCATGGTGGAGTTCAAAGGTGAACAG ATGGGTTCCTATTTTGGCTACTCGTTGGCCACGACCGACATCAACAGCGACGG GCTGACGGACTTGCTGGTGGGGGCCCCCATGTTCATGCTGCGGGGGTCTGACGGGCGGCTGGAGGAGGTAGGCCGGGTGTACGTCTACCTGCAGCGCGGGCCCCTGGACCTGGAGCTCAGCGAGCCCCACCTGACCGGCGTGGACGCATACGGCCGCTTCGGGAACACCATTGCGCCGCTGGGCGACCTGAACCAGGACGGCTTCAATG ACGTGGCGGTCAGCAGTCCGTTCGGCGGCGAGGGGCTGCAGGGCCTGGTTTACATCTACAACGGCCACGCGGGCGGCCTAGGGAGCAAGCCCTCCCAGGTGATCACCGGCCAGTGGGCGGCCGGGGTCATCCCCGCCAGCTTTGGCTTCGCCATGCGAGGAGCCAAGGACCTGGACATGAACGGCTACCCGg ATCTGATCGTCGGGGCCTTCGGCGTGGACAGGGCGCTTCTCTACAG GTCTCGCCCAATCGTCAACGCCATCGCCACCATGGCCATCTCCCCAAATATGATCAACCCTGAGGAGAAGAACTGCCCGGTCACCAACGACAACATCACCATACTAGTTTCCTG TGTCAACCTGAGCTTCTGCATCTCGGCGGATGGGAAGCACCTGCCAGAAACACTAG actTCCAGGTGGAGTTGCAGCTGGACAGCCAGAAGCACCAGCAGAAGGGCGGGGTGCGGCGGGCTCTGTTCCTGGACTCCCACCAGGCCTCGCTGCTGAGGAGCTTGAGGATGAGGCGCGGAGAGCGCTCCTGCCACGACGCCAAGATCTACCTGCGG GACGAGAAGGAGTTCAGAGACAAGCTGTCCTCCATCTACGTGGCGATGAACTTCAGCCTGGACCCCAACGCCGCGGCCGACGCCCACGGCCTACGACCCGTCCTCAACTACCAGGCGGCCAGCCTTATCGTGCGGAAG GCTCAGATTCTGCTGGACTGCGGAGAAGACAACATCTGTGTTCCCGACCTGAAGTTAGCAGTCCAAGG GGACAGGAAGGAAGTCTACCTCGGCGATGACAACTCGCTGACCTTGATGTTCAACGCCCGCAAtgagggcgaggggggggcgTACGAGGCGGAGCTCTACGTGGTGCTGCCCCCCGAGGCCGACTACAGCGGCATAGCCCGCAACAACGAG AGCCTGGCCCAGCTGACCTGCAGCTACGATACGGAGAACCAGACGCGCTACCTCAGCTGTGACCTGGGCAACCCCATGAAGTCCGGCACCAGC CTTTGGGCCGGCCTGCGGTTCACCGTGCCACGACTAAAGGACCAACACAACACGGTGCAGTTCGACTTCCAGATCCGCAG TAAAAACGAGAACAACTCCCACAGCGAGGTTGTTCCCTAcaagctggaggtggtggtgcaggcCAACGTCATTTTACAAGG CGTGTCCCGGCCAGATAAAGTCTTCTTCCCTCCCGCCAACTGGAAGAGCACCAAGAACCCTGTGGCCGAGGAGGACGTGGGGCCAGCCGTGGAGCACGTCTATGAG CTGGTGAACAACGGGCCCAGCCGCATCAGCAGCACTCTGCTCCAGCTGCGGTGCCCGCTGCGCGTCCAGGGCTATCAGCTCCTCTACCCCCTGGAGTTCTCCACCGAGGGCCCGCTCAACTGCACCACCAACCACACCATGAACTCCCTGGGCCTCAAG CTGCAGCAGACCTCCACAGAGCCTCCATCCCTGCTGGCGCTGCAGGCCCATGAACACCacgtggagaggagagaggtgcaCAGAGAGTCCCTCTCTCAGCTGACCAACctg tcGTGCTCCAACACTGAGTGCTGGACGCTGCAGTGCAACGTGGGTCTGCTGGAGAAGGGAACGAGTGCCATCCTCAAAGTGCGCTCGCGCCTCTTGGCTGAGACCTTCCTGGAG AAGCAAAACAAGAATTTTGTGCTGGAGTGTCTTGCCAAGTACATTGTGAGAAAGATGCCCTACGCCATCCTACCCAAGCACCTCCCTACGGAACACAAAAAG GTGGTGACCTCTGTGATGTGGAACAAGCCAGACGGTAAATACTTGGTTCCTCTGTGGATCATCATCCTGGCCATCCTGGCCGGCTTGCTACTTCTAGCTCTGCTCATCTACGTCATGTACAAG CTGGGATTCTTCAAGAGGTCTCTCCCGTACGGCACGGCCATGGAGAAGGCCCAACTCAAGCCTCAGGCTGCGTCCGAGGCCTAG